Proteins co-encoded in one Streptomyces diastaticus subsp. diastaticus genomic window:
- a CDS encoding DNA polymerase Y family protein has translation MILCIRFRLGAEREALLPELARLAEDVSPVVQAVPPDTLLVDVRGALRYFGQDAERLASVLRVRALAHTGTACAIGVAANPLLARMAARQAESGTTLLVPDTPEAVAGFLHPRPVVALPGVGPGTARTLCAYGLDTVGRLAAAPLGTLQRLTTARTGRELYEKARGIDRTPVVRNAAAQSLAAERVFGRDELDRGTQRRALLSLTTELGLRMRGTDQVTRGLALTVRYADRSTTTRSRTLPEPTAHTAALTSAAYALHDALALQRARVRAVALRAEGLAPAGRAAHQLTFDPTDDKLRRLEAAADRARARFGPGAVLPGTLAA, from the coding sequence ATGATCCTCTGCATCAGGTTCCGTCTGGGCGCGGAGCGCGAAGCCCTCCTGCCGGAGCTGGCCCGGCTCGCCGAGGACGTCAGCCCCGTCGTCCAGGCCGTACCGCCCGATACCCTCCTCGTCGACGTGCGCGGCGCGCTGCGCTACTTCGGGCAGGACGCCGAGCGCCTCGCCTCCGTCCTCAGGGTCCGCGCCCTCGCCCACACCGGCACCGCCTGCGCCATCGGCGTCGCCGCCAACCCGCTGCTGGCCCGGATGGCCGCCCGGCAGGCCGAGTCCGGCACCACCCTGCTGGTCCCCGACACCCCCGAGGCCGTCGCCGGCTTCCTCCACCCGCGCCCGGTCGTCGCCCTGCCCGGCGTGGGCCCCGGTACCGCTCGTACCCTCTGCGCCTACGGCCTGGACACCGTCGGCCGGCTCGCCGCCGCCCCGCTCGGCACCCTCCAGCGGCTCACCACCGCCCGCACCGGGCGCGAGCTGTACGAGAAGGCGCGCGGGATCGACCGGACGCCGGTCGTCCGGAACGCCGCCGCGCAGTCGCTCGCCGCCGAACGGGTCTTCGGCCGCGACGAGCTGGACCGCGGCACCCAGCGCCGCGCCCTGCTCTCACTCACCACCGAGCTGGGGCTCCGGATGCGCGGCACGGACCAGGTGACCCGGGGGCTGGCCCTGACCGTCCGGTACGCCGACCGGTCCACGACCACCCGCAGCCGCACGCTCCCCGAGCCGACCGCGCACACCGCCGCCCTCACCTCCGCCGCCTACGCCCTGCACGACGCGCTCGCCCTCCAGCGGGCCCGGGTGCGGGCCGTCGCGCTGCGCGCCGAGGGACTCGCCCCGGCCGGTCGCGCCGCCCACCAGCTCACCTTCGACCCCACCGACGACAAACTCCGCCGCCTGGAGGCCGCCGCGGACCGGGCGCGGGCCAGGTTCGGCCCCGGCGCGGTCCTCCCGGGGACCCTCGCGGCCTGA
- a CDS encoding esterase/lipase family protein: MLPWKRWLRPVAALALTAAAVLTPAATASAAPAAVSSGWNDYNCKPSAAHPRPVVLVHGTFANSVDNWLVLAPYLVNRGYCVFSLDYGQLPGVPLVHGLGPIDKSAEQLRDFVDKVLAATGAPEADLVGHSQGGMMPRHYLKFLGGADKVNALVGIAPDNHGTTLLGLTKLLPHFPGVEKFLNDKTPALADQIVGSPFLTRLNEGGDTVPGVRYTVIATRYDQVVTPYRSQYLDGPDVRNVLLQDLCPVDLSEHVAIGTIDRIAFHEVANALDPAHATPTTCGSVVD; the protein is encoded by the coding sequence ATGCTGCCCTGGAAGAGATGGCTGCGCCCCGTCGCCGCCCTCGCCCTCACCGCCGCCGCGGTGCTCACCCCCGCCGCCACCGCCTCCGCCGCCCCCGCCGCGGTCAGCAGTGGCTGGAACGACTACAACTGCAAGCCGTCCGCCGCGCACCCCCGTCCGGTCGTCCTGGTCCACGGCACCTTCGCCAACTCCGTCGACAACTGGCTGGTCCTCGCGCCCTACCTGGTCAACCGCGGCTACTGCGTCTTCTCCCTCGACTACGGGCAACTGCCCGGTGTGCCCCTCGTCCACGGCCTCGGCCCGATCGACAAGTCGGCCGAGCAGCTCCGTGACTTCGTCGACAAGGTGCTCGCCGCCACCGGCGCCCCCGAGGCCGATCTGGTCGGCCACTCCCAGGGCGGCATGATGCCCCGCCACTACCTGAAGTTCCTCGGCGGCGCCGACAAGGTCAACGCCCTGGTCGGTATCGCCCCCGACAACCACGGCACCACCCTGCTCGGGCTCACCAAGCTCCTGCCGCACTTCCCGGGCGTCGAGAAGTTCCTGAACGACAAGACCCCCGCGCTCGCCGACCAGATCGTCGGCTCCCCCTTCCTCACCCGGCTCAACGAGGGGGGCGACACGGTGCCAGGCGTCCGGTACACCGTCATCGCCACCCGCTACGACCAGGTCGTCACGCCCTACCGGAGCCAGTACCTGGACGGGCCGGACGTCCGCAACGTGCTGCTCCAGGACCTGTGCCCGGTCGACCTCTCCGAGCACGTCGCCATCGGCACCATCGACCGGATCGCCTTCCACGAGGTGGCGAACGCCCTCGACCCGGCCCACGCCACCCCCACCACCTGCGGCTCCGTCGTCGACTGA
- a CDS encoding LAETG motif-containing sortase-dependent surface protein has protein sequence MAPRRSTTGTRSTSRTWRAVTARSSRTAVRAADRGGRGEVRRRPRGPRRGHRPGEGGERRARRGPRGRRRGNAPEAKGAAGTAVEEKPAGGEDLAETGGDSATPYVAIGGAGVLALGAAFLFASARRRAVGSRH, from the coding sequence GTGGCGCCCAGGCGTTCTACGACTGGAACGAGGTCAACCTCCCGAACGTGGCGGGCCGTCACCGCGAGGTCGTCCCGGACGGCCGTCCGAGCGGCAGATCGAGGCGGGCGCGGAGAGGTCCGCCGTCGCCCACGAGGGCCACGGCGGGGACACCGCCCGGGAGAGGGCGGCGAACGCCGCGCACGGCGAGGGCCACGAGGCCGTCGGCGGGGCAACGCCCCCGAGGCGAAGGGCGCGGCCGGGACCGCCGTCGAGGAGAAGCCCGCGGGCGGCGAGGACCTCGCGGAGACCGGCGGCGACAGCGCCACCCCGTACGTGGCGATCGGTGGGGCGGGCGTGCTCGCCCTCGGCGCCGCCTTCCTGTTCGCCTCCGCCCGCCGCCGCGCGGTCGGCTCCCGTCACTGA
- a CDS encoding GNAT family N-acetyltransferase, whose amino-acid sequence MTVTVRDFRPDDAEAVVRVLREAIPPLLTTAEAQVWEAEHTPEAARHRVLVAEADGEVVGRCQTGLAHESPTPGNAYVNTYVRPDRRGRGVGTALVEAAEARLRGLGAARAYSWVLGDGRSLAYAGRRGYAPRRSAHFLRLDLTAPLPPLPEVPPRVELVPCTVFEDDPRPVFELDAAVTADEPSDVGAELDDYTDWLETTWGHPCQSRELATLAVVDGRPVAFSAVATDGVSRMSSAMTGTLREYRGRGLASLAKTATLHKARAAGLREAFTGNDAGNAPMLAVNRRFGYEICATEVRHLRELG is encoded by the coding sequence GTGACAGTGACTGTGAGAGATTTCCGGCCCGACGACGCCGAGGCCGTCGTCCGGGTCCTGCGAGAGGCGATCCCCCCGCTGCTGACCACCGCCGAGGCCCAGGTGTGGGAGGCGGAGCACACCCCCGAGGCCGCCCGCCACCGGGTGCTGGTGGCCGAGGCGGACGGCGAGGTCGTCGGCCGCTGCCAGACGGGGCTGGCCCACGAGAGCCCGACGCCGGGCAACGCCTACGTCAACACCTACGTCCGTCCGGACCGGCGCGGCCGGGGCGTCGGCACCGCGCTGGTGGAGGCGGCCGAGGCGCGTTTGCGGGGGCTGGGGGCCGCGCGCGCGTACAGCTGGGTGCTGGGGGACGGGAGAAGCCTCGCCTACGCCGGGCGCCGCGGCTACGCCCCGCGCCGCTCGGCGCACTTCCTGCGGCTGGACCTGACGGCACCGCTGCCGCCGCTGCCCGAGGTGCCGCCCAGGGTGGAGCTGGTGCCCTGCACCGTGTTCGAGGACGATCCGCGCCCGGTCTTCGAGCTGGACGCGGCGGTGACCGCCGACGAGCCCAGCGACGTCGGCGCCGAACTGGACGACTACACCGACTGGCTGGAGACGACCTGGGGCCACCCCTGCCAGTCACGGGAGCTGGCCACGCTCGCCGTGGTGGACGGGCGGCCGGTCGCGTTCAGCGCGGTGGCGACCGACGGGGTGAGCCGGATGTCGTCGGCGATGACCGGGACGCTGCGGGAGTACCGGGGACGCGGGCTGGCGAGCCTGGCGAAGACCGCCACGCTGCACAAGGCCCGGGCGGCCGGCCTGCGGGAGGCGTTCACCGGGAACGACGCGGGCAACGCCCCGATGCTCGCCGTCAACCGCAGGTTCGGTTACGAGATCTGCGCGACGGAGGTGCGGCATCTCCGCGAGCTGGGCTGA
- a CDS encoding GntR family transcriptional regulator has product MTADDISIEIDPRDPTAPYEQVRARLSELARSGALPVGHRLPTVRGLAERLGIAANTAAKAYRALEADGVIETRGRNGTFVAAAGEAADKEAAAAAATYAQRARRLGLDAETARAVAEEALRAAYRTR; this is encoded by the coding sequence GTGACAGCCGACGACATCAGCATCGAGATCGACCCGCGCGACCCCACCGCTCCCTACGAGCAGGTACGGGCCCGCCTCTCCGAACTGGCCCGCTCCGGCGCCCTGCCCGTCGGGCACCGGCTGCCGACCGTGCGCGGCCTCGCCGAACGCCTCGGCATCGCCGCCAACACCGCGGCCAAGGCGTACCGGGCCCTGGAGGCCGACGGGGTGATCGAGACCCGGGGCCGCAACGGCACCTTCGTGGCCGCCGCCGGGGAGGCCGCCGACAAGGAGGCCGCCGCGGCCGCCGCCACCTACGCGCAGCGGGCGCGCCGGCTCGGGCTGGACGCCGAGACCGCCCGCGCCGTCGCCGAGGAGGCGCTGCGGGCCGCCTACCGCACCCGCTGA
- a CDS encoding DUF5925 domain-containing protein — MADMAEHQETPIETTRPARTPAPGPDAPSAPPAGLLETRLNLDGDCSPADVVDALFLSRFATGEQPYAHSGTVEKLRPGAPELPEGATVVRTVTDGDRGRVLAEGDGWTLLVSRWSRGCELTVTATSAELAESLLTRTLQGAADEPDPRPEDVSMGFWHFSPRCGPDRTTRQISAGSWEEVRGNYTAPVAGAMDGLMKTTPDEVTGRLLLLHGPPGTGKTSALRTLARAWRDWCQVDCVLDPERLFSDVGYLMDIAIGEEDDEGESRWRLLLLEDCDELIRGEAKSSTGQALSRLLNLTDGLLGQGRNVLVGVTTNEPLERLHPAVVRPGRCLARIEVGALTRDEAVAWLGSSEGVGREGATLAELYALRRGTGPTDLPDQRAVADSGLYL; from the coding sequence ATGGCGGACATGGCCGAGCACCAGGAGACCCCGATCGAGACGACGAGACCCGCCCGCACCCCCGCCCCCGGGCCGGACGCGCCCTCCGCCCCGCCGGCCGGGCTGCTGGAGACCCGCCTCAACCTCGACGGCGACTGCTCCCCGGCCGACGTGGTGGACGCCCTGTTCCTCTCCCGGTTCGCCACCGGGGAGCAGCCGTACGCGCACAGCGGCACGGTGGAGAAGCTGCGGCCCGGCGCCCCGGAGCTGCCAGAGGGCGCCACGGTGGTCCGCACCGTCACCGACGGGGACCGGGGCCGCGTGCTGGCCGAGGGCGACGGCTGGACACTGCTGGTCTCCCGGTGGTCCCGGGGCTGCGAGCTGACCGTCACCGCGACCAGCGCCGAGCTGGCCGAGTCGCTGCTCACCAGGACGCTTCAGGGCGCGGCGGACGAACCGGACCCGCGCCCGGAGGACGTGTCGATGGGGTTCTGGCACTTCTCGCCCCGCTGCGGCCCGGACCGCACCACCCGGCAGATCAGCGCCGGCAGCTGGGAGGAGGTACGGGGCAACTACACGGCGCCGGTGGCCGGGGCGATGGACGGCCTGATGAAGACCACGCCGGACGAGGTGACGGGCCGGCTGCTCCTGCTGCACGGCCCGCCCGGCACCGGCAAGACCTCGGCGCTGCGCACCCTGGCCCGGGCCTGGCGCGACTGGTGCCAGGTCGACTGCGTCCTCGACCCGGAACGGCTCTTCTCCGACGTCGGCTACCTGATGGACATCGCCATCGGCGAGGAGGACGACGAGGGCGAGTCCCGCTGGCGGCTGCTGCTCCTGGAGGACTGCGACGAGCTGATCAGGGGAGAGGCCAAGAGCTCGACGGGCCAGGCGCTGTCCCGGCTGCTCAACCTCACCGACGGCCTGCTCGGCCAGGGCCGCAACGTGCTGGTCGGGGTCACCACCAACGAGCCGCTGGAGCGGCTGCACCCCGCCGTGGTGCGGCCCGGCCGCTGCCTGGCCCGGATCGAGGTGGGCGCGCTGACCCGGGACGAGGCGGTGGCCTGGCTCGGCAGCTCCGAGGGCGTCGGCCGGGAGGGAGCCACCCTCGCCGAGCTGTACGCGCTGCGGCGCGGCACCGGGCCGACCGACCTGCCCGACCAGCGCGCGGTGGCCGACTCGGGGCTCTACCTGTGA
- a CDS encoding GH39 family glycosyl hydrolase, with translation MRDHGGRRGRAGRGRAALVAGASALALTLLTACSGGPPGEPAPPAEVGWGFTHTRYSADQGEDRAVRRARATLEGTGLPQVQHLMGWGADNPEPRPGAYDFAAMDRRIALAGKTGATPVVTLCCAPDWMKGGTAGRTDWSVGSLERAPDPEHYADFARLAATTARRYPQVRHYLVWNEFKGFWNETEGRWDHEGYTELYNQVRRALKEVDPAIRVGGPYLVMDSFPPGRADGASREVRGAWGALDRRTVDAFRYWNRHKDGADFVVVDGSSYTVDGELVPDAFAATAKFTDVGRWLRAETGGRLPLWWAEYYVEPGDADDRRADWPESRRRAAHAAGLVALAKGGATTAFYWNPERPAAPCPGCLWRPTHLPDGGTPLPMLDLFTRFQREFGPGTRFASVPGDTASGLSVLADDRAVLAVNHRATARTVRIDGARVRLEAYEVRWLGRTGR, from the coding sequence ATGCGGGACCACGGGGGGCGGCGCGGGCGGGCCGGCCGGGGGCGGGCGGCCCTCGTCGCCGGCGCGTCCGCCCTCGCCCTCACGCTGCTCACCGCCTGCTCCGGCGGCCCGCCCGGCGAGCCCGCCCCGCCCGCCGAGGTCGGCTGGGGCTTCACCCACACCCGGTACAGCGCCGACCAGGGCGAGGACCGGGCGGTGCGCCGGGCCCGTGCCACCCTGGAGGGGACCGGCCTGCCGCAGGTCCAGCACCTGATGGGCTGGGGCGCCGACAACCCCGAACCCCGCCCGGGCGCATACGACTTCGCCGCCATGGATCGCCGGATCGCGCTGGCCGGGAAGACCGGCGCCACCCCCGTCGTCACCCTGTGCTGCGCGCCCGACTGGATGAAGGGCGGCACCGCCGGCCGGACCGACTGGAGCGTCGGCTCCCTGGAACGCGCCCCCGACCCGGAGCACTACGCCGACTTCGCCCGGCTCGCCGCGACCACCGCGCGCCGCTACCCCCAGGTCCGCCACTACCTCGTCTGGAACGAGTTCAAGGGATTCTGGAACGAGACCGAGGGCCGCTGGGACCACGAGGGCTACACCGAGCTGTACAACCAGGTCCGCCGCGCCCTCAAGGAGGTCGACCCGGCCATCCGCGTCGGCGGCCCCTACCTCGTCATGGACAGCTTCCCGCCCGGCCGCGCCGACGGTGCCTCCCGCGAGGTGCGCGGCGCCTGGGGCGCGCTGGACCGGCGGACCGTCGACGCCTTCCGGTACTGGAACCGGCACAAGGACGGGGCCGACTTCGTGGTGGTCGACGGTTCCAGCTACACCGTCGACGGCGAGCTGGTCCCGGACGCCTTCGCGGCCACCGCCAAGTTCACCGACGTCGGCCGCTGGCTCCGCGCGGAGACCGGCGGCCGGCTCCCGCTGTGGTGGGCCGAGTACTACGTCGAGCCCGGGGACGCCGACGACCGGCGCGCCGACTGGCCCGAATCCCGCCGCCGCGCCGCCCACGCCGCCGGCCTCGTGGCACTCGCCAAGGGCGGCGCCACCACCGCCTTCTACTGGAACCCCGAGCGCCCCGCCGCCCCCTGCCCCGGCTGCCTCTGGCGTCCCACCCACCTGCCCGACGGCGGCACCCCGCTCCCGATGCTCGACCTCTTCACCCGCTTCCAGCGGGAGTTCGGCCCCGGCACCCGTTTCGCCTCCGTCCCCGGCGACACCGCCTCCGGCCTCTCCGTCCTCGCCGACGACCGCGCCGTCCTCGCCGTCAACCACCGCGCCACCGCACGGACGGTACGGATCGACGGAGCGCGGGTGCGGCTGGAGGCGTACGAGGTGCGGTGGCTGGGGCGGACGGGGCGGTAG
- a CDS encoding cytidine deaminase, which yields MALDQALVDAARDQLDRRWPADEDGGAAAVRLADGRVLTSVGLDNLNMSVALCHETGALIQAYTLDVPVTATVCLCRDRERNRLLVLPPCGICQERLALWGPRVEAAVPDATAPGGWRAATLAELNPLYWGTSFTEDGDWPTQAAHSA from the coding sequence ATGGCACTGGACCAGGCACTCGTGGACGCCGCACGCGATCAGCTCGACCGGCGGTGGCCCGCCGACGAGGACGGGGGCGCGGCGGCCGTGCGCCTCGCCGACGGGCGCGTCCTCACCAGCGTGGGGCTCGACAACCTGAACATGAGCGTGGCGCTCTGCCACGAGACGGGCGCGCTGATCCAGGCGTACACCCTCGACGTCCCCGTCACGGCCACCGTCTGTCTCTGCCGTGACCGGGAGCGGAACCGCCTCCTCGTCCTGCCGCCCTGCGGCATCTGCCAGGAGCGGCTGGCCCTGTGGGGCCCGCGGGTCGAGGCGGCCGTGCCCGACGCCACCGCCCCCGGCGGCTGGCGCGCCGCCACCCTCGCCGAACTCAACCCCCTCTACTGGGGAACGAGCTTCACCGAGGACGGTGACTGGCCCACCCAGGCCGCCCACAGCGCGTGA
- a CDS encoding polysaccharide deacetylase family protein codes for MSGDLLSRCPPGGGTVGGRAAPGPAAEAAGPAGRAADPPVPILMYHAVSRSPAAATRALSVTPEAFAGQMAMVTAYGCTPLTTAQLAARWRAGRPLPARPVLITFDDGYEGVHRHALPVLAGLALTATVFVTTGWLRGPGAAGGAPDRMLGWGQVRELAAAGVEIGGHSHTHPQLDQVSPARLGVELARCRELVSAELGTPPASFAYPYGYSDRRVRQAVRAAGYAQALAVGNGPARRVQGPYALRRVTVRRSTGPEQFGRLLECRALTRAYAPDRALTRGYAMVRRARRAARGKALLSRD; via the coding sequence ATGAGCGGCGACCTGTTGAGCCGGTGCCCACCGGGCGGCGGCACCGTGGGCGGAAGGGCGGCGCCCGGCCCTGCCGCGGAAGCGGCCGGCCCGGCGGGACGGGCGGCCGATCCCCCGGTGCCGATCCTGATGTACCACGCGGTCTCCCGCTCCCCCGCGGCAGCGACCCGTGCGCTGTCGGTGACCCCGGAGGCGTTCGCCGGGCAGATGGCGATGGTGACGGCGTACGGCTGCACCCCGCTCACCACCGCCCAGCTCGCCGCCCGCTGGCGGGCCGGCCGCCCGCTGCCGGCCCGGCCCGTCCTCATCACCTTCGACGACGGCTACGAGGGGGTCCACCGGCACGCCCTCCCGGTCCTGGCCGGACTGGCGCTGACCGCCACGGTGTTCGTCACCACCGGCTGGCTGCGCGGTCCGGGCGCGGCGGGCGGCGCCCCCGACCGGATGCTCGGCTGGGGGCAGGTGCGGGAACTGGCGGCCGCCGGGGTGGAGATCGGCGGCCACAGCCACACCCACCCGCAGCTCGACCAGGTGTCACCCGCCCGTCTCGGCGTCGAGCTGGCCCGGTGCCGGGAGCTGGTGAGCGCCGAACTCGGCACGCCGCCCGCCTCGTTCGCCTACCCGTACGGCTACTCCGACCGGCGGGTGCGCCAGGCGGTACGGGCGGCCGGGTACGCCCAGGCGCTGGCGGTCGGCAACGGCCCGGCCCGCCGCGTCCAGGGCCCGTACGCGCTGCGGCGGGTGACGGTGCGCCGCTCGACGGGACCCGAGCAGTTCGGGCGGCTCCTGGAGTGCCGCGCGCTGACCCGGGCGTACGCCCCGGACCGGGCGCTGACCCGGGGGTACGCGATGGTGCGGCGGGCCCGGAGGGCAGCCCGGGGAAAGGCGCTCCTCTCCCGTGACTGA
- a CDS encoding glycosyltransferase family 2 protein has product MTGAPGLPEPVAEGSPRGFSVIVCVHTEERWQDILDAVASLGAQSLPPLEILLVVDHHPVLLERLEHRFADGPPQVRVMPNAGPRGLSAGRNTGVGAARGEWVAFLDDDAVADPDWLRHLAAGYADPGVLAVGGRTEPRWESGRRPGWFPEEFDWVVGCTYRGHPSGRARVRNVLGGNASFRRSAFGLAGGFALGIGRDGGRQPLGGEETEFCVRLTRVRPDAVLLVDDRAVIHHRVPRARERFAYFRSRTWAEGLSKALVARSVGAGAGLSSERRHTTRVLPAAVARGLADALRGRPGGAARAGAVLVGTAAAAGGYLAGSWRARRAVAPRFTVPRVPGTGAAARPTGATPEAGS; this is encoded by the coding sequence GTGACCGGCGCCCCCGGCCTTCCGGAACCGGTGGCCGAGGGCTCCCCGAGGGGGTTCTCGGTGATCGTCTGCGTCCACACCGAGGAACGCTGGCAGGACATTCTGGACGCGGTCGCCTCCCTGGGCGCCCAGTCACTGCCGCCGCTGGAGATCCTGCTGGTGGTCGACCACCACCCGGTGCTGCTGGAGCGTCTGGAGCACCGGTTCGCGGACGGCCCGCCGCAGGTGCGGGTGATGCCCAACGCCGGGCCGCGCGGCCTCTCCGCCGGGCGCAACACCGGCGTCGGCGCGGCCCGGGGCGAGTGGGTCGCCTTCCTCGACGACGACGCCGTCGCGGATCCCGACTGGCTGCGCCACCTCGCCGCCGGGTACGCCGACCCCGGGGTCCTCGCCGTGGGCGGGCGGACCGAGCCGCGGTGGGAGTCGGGGCGGCGGCCGGGGTGGTTCCCCGAGGAGTTCGACTGGGTGGTCGGCTGCACCTACCGGGGGCATCCGTCCGGGCGGGCGCGGGTGCGCAACGTGCTGGGCGGGAACGCCTCGTTCCGCCGCTCCGCCTTCGGCCTCGCCGGGGGTTTCGCACTCGGCATCGGCCGGGACGGCGGGCGGCAGCCGCTCGGCGGGGAGGAGACGGAGTTCTGCGTCCGGCTCACCCGGGTCCGGCCGGACGCGGTCCTGCTCGTCGACGACCGGGCCGTCATCCACCACCGGGTGCCGCGGGCACGGGAGCGGTTCGCCTACTTCCGCTCCCGCACCTGGGCCGAGGGCCTCTCCAAGGCACTGGTGGCGCGCAGCGTCGGCGCCGGGGCCGGACTCTCCTCCGAGCGCCGCCACACCACCCGCGTCCTGCCCGCCGCCGTGGCCCGTGGCCTGGCCGACGCCCTGCGGGGCCGGCCGGGCGGGGCCGCGCGGGCCGGAGCGGTCCTCGTGGGGACGGCCGCGGCGGCCGGCGGCTACCTGGCCGGCTCCTGGCGGGCCCGCCGCGCCGTCGCGCCGCGCTTCACCGTCCCCCGGGTCCCCGGGACCGGCGCGGCGGCGCGGCCCACCGGCGCCACCCCGGAGGCCGGGTCATGA
- a CDS encoding glycosyltransferase family 2 protein has product MPAPSANGNSEHSATTRVPDSYRRISSHLAITPPVSVVIPAMNEAENLPYVFRTLPDWIHEVVLVDGNSTDGTVEVARKLRPEVKVVRQRGRGKGDALIAGFAACTGEIIVMVDADGSADGAEIVSYVSALVSGADFAKGSRFANGGGTDDMTPVRKLGNRVLCAVVNAKFGARYTDLCYGYNAFWRHCLDRIDLDCTGFEVETLMNIRVVRAGLRVQEIPSHEYLRIHGASNLRAVRDGLRVLRVILRERSGRGSRARGTRRPAVAPLGGNS; this is encoded by the coding sequence CTGCCCGCACCGTCGGCGAACGGGAACTCGGAGCACAGCGCCACCACCCGCGTCCCGGATTCCTACCGGCGCATCTCCTCACATCTCGCGATCACCCCGCCGGTGAGCGTGGTCATTCCGGCCATGAACGAGGCGGAGAACCTGCCGTACGTTTTCAGGACGCTGCCCGATTGGATACACGAGGTGGTACTGGTCGACGGGAATTCCACCGACGGCACGGTGGAGGTCGCCCGGAAGCTCCGGCCGGAGGTGAAGGTGGTCCGCCAGCGCGGCAGAGGCAAGGGCGACGCCCTCATCGCGGGCTTCGCCGCCTGCACCGGGGAGATCATCGTCATGGTCGACGCGGACGGTTCCGCCGACGGCGCCGAGATCGTCAGCTACGTCTCCGCGCTGGTCTCCGGCGCCGACTTCGCCAAGGGCTCCCGCTTCGCCAACGGCGGCGGCACCGACGACATGACGCCCGTCCGCAAGCTCGGCAACCGCGTCCTGTGCGCGGTGGTCAACGCCAAGTTCGGCGCCCGCTACACCGACCTCTGCTACGGATACAACGCCTTCTGGCGCCACTGCCTGGACCGCATCGACCTGGACTGCACCGGGTTCGAGGTGGAGACCCTGATGAACATCCGGGTGGTCAGGGCCGGACTGCGGGTCCAGGAGATACCCAGCCACGAGTACCTGCGCATCCACGGCGCCAGCAACCTGCGCGCCGTCCGCGACGGGCTGCGGGTGCTGCGGGTGATCCTGCGCGAGCGCTCCGGCCGGGGCAGCCGGGCGCGCGGCACACGCCGCCCCGCGGTCGCGCCGCTCGGGGGGAACTCGTGA
- a CDS encoding GNAT family N-acetyltransferase, whose protein sequence is MDITVHRPGELTAADRAAWSTLQTTVPAAEAPQLHSPFLAPEFTLAVGACRRDVRIAVVREDGVPAAFFPHQRTAAGVGRAVGLGLSDCQGLVHRPGFTGDATELLRGSGLALWEFDHLAADQPLLAGRAVTRFGSPVMDVAGGWDDYLAGLRERSPKFTRTTLAKERRLTRDYGPLRYVHDERDPEVLRRLMAWKSAQYRRTGRGDRFAKPWVTRLVEHLFHTAPGPVRGLLSVLYAGQRPVAAHFGLRSAAVLACWFPAYDPAYAKYSPGLVLHLAMARGAAQDGMALLDLGRGRKEYKDSLKTRELTVSEGWVTRRHPVALGHRMRRAPARALRNTVQGRPELFGPADALLKRVGRLRTGG, encoded by the coding sequence GTGGACATCACCGTGCACCGCCCGGGCGAGCTGACCGCGGCCGACCGGGCCGCCTGGTCCACGCTCCAGACCACGGTCCCGGCCGCCGAGGCACCACAGCTCCACAGCCCCTTCCTCGCACCGGAGTTCACCCTCGCCGTGGGCGCCTGCCGCCGCGACGTGCGGATCGCCGTGGTCCGCGAGGACGGGGTCCCGGCAGCCTTCTTCCCGCACCAGCGCACCGCCGCGGGGGTCGGCCGCGCCGTCGGCCTCGGCCTCTCGGACTGCCAGGGGCTGGTCCACCGGCCGGGCTTCACCGGCGACGCCACGGAGCTGCTCCGCGGCTCTGGACTGGCCCTCTGGGAGTTCGACCACCTGGCGGCGGACCAGCCGCTCCTCGCCGGCCGGGCCGTGACCCGGTTCGGCTCGCCGGTGATGGACGTGGCGGGCGGCTGGGACGACTACCTCGCGGGCCTGCGGGAGCGCTCGCCGAAGTTCACCCGTACCACCCTGGCCAAGGAGCGCCGCCTGACCCGCGATTACGGCCCGCTGCGCTACGTCCACGACGAGCGCGATCCCGAGGTCCTGCGGCGGCTGATGGCCTGGAAGTCGGCGCAGTACCGGCGCACCGGTCGCGGCGACCGCTTCGCGAAGCCGTGGGTCACACGCCTGGTGGAGCATCTGTTCCACACCGCTCCGGGGCCGGTGCGCGGCCTGCTCTCCGTCCTGTACGCCGGACAGCGCCCGGTCGCCGCCCACTTCGGGCTCCGCTCGGCGGCGGTACTGGCCTGCTGGTTCCCCGCGTACGACCCGGCGTACGCGAAGTACTCCCCCGGACTCGTGCTGCACCTGGCGATGGCGCGGGGCGCGGCACAGGACGGGATGGCGCTGCTCGACCTCGGGCGGGGGCGCAAGGAGTACAAGGACTCCCTGAAGACGCGGGAACTGACCGTGTCGGAGGGGTGGGTGACGCGGCGGCACCCGGTGGCGCTCGGCCACCGGATGCGGCGGGCGCCCGCCCGCGCGCTGCGCAACACCGTGCAGGGGCGGCCGGAGCTTTTCGGGCCGGCCGACGCACTGCTGAAACGGGTGGGCCGGCTCCGGACGGGCGGTTGA